One genomic segment of Streptococcus salivarius includes these proteins:
- a CDS encoding ATP-binding cassette domain-containing protein, with product MIQIQHLTITHTKDLRELVHDLNLTIALGEKVAIIGEEGNGKSSLLVLLVNPKAHFDHLSYEGTINKTDSPQVYIPQQISDSLQSLTLNDYFFEDTYDLDYATLYRLADELHFDSDRFASSQLISSLSGGEKLKIQLIRELARPHDIIFLDEPSNDMDLTTITWLKNFIKHSDKTIVYISHDEDLLSQTADTIIHLELLKRRRQARTSVEHLDYDNYSQHRTDSYQQQMQQAKTEKKAYDKAMAKHRRIKQNVQTTLRNTHDSTQGRLLAKKMKAVLSQEKRYDRLAQDMTQMPDKEDSIELFFSHIDPLPQGKYLLNLDEKQINIAPHLTIDHLKLSLKGQEKIGIVGDNGCGKSTLLHYLYQKLSQKTDLTIGYMPQRYDTILPLDLSPIAFLSKTGDKSEREVISSHLAYLNFSHDEMNHAISDLSGGQKGKLLLLHLVLESPQLLILDEPTRNFSPTSQPQVRQLFENYPGAILTVSHDVNYLRQVCQKIYRLDAHGLEEVEI from the coding sequence ATGATACAGATTCAACACCTAACCATAACACATACCAAGGATTTGCGTGAACTCGTTCATGATCTAAATCTAACGATAGCTCTAGGCGAAAAAGTCGCCATCATTGGGGAGGAAGGCAATGGAAAATCTAGTCTCCTTGTCCTTCTGGTCAATCCAAAAGCACATTTTGACCATCTATCTTACGAGGGAACTATTAACAAAACAGATAGCCCACAGGTCTATATTCCCCAACAGATTTCGGATAGCTTGCAATCTCTAACCCTTAACGACTACTTCTTTGAGGACACTTATGACCTAGACTATGCTACCCTCTATCGTCTGGCTGATGAACTTCATTTTGATAGTGATCGTTTTGCTAGCAGTCAGCTTATCTCCTCTCTGTCAGGTGGTGAGAAACTCAAAATTCAACTCATCCGAGAATTAGCTCGTCCCCACGACATCATTTTTCTTGATGAGCCCTCAAACGATATGGACTTGACTACTATAACTTGGTTAAAAAACTTTATCAAGCACTCTGATAAAACGATTGTCTACATCTCACATGACGAGGACCTACTAAGCCAGACAGCAGATACCATTATCCATCTGGAACTCCTTAAACGTCGTCGACAGGCAAGGACCAGTGTGGAGCACCTCGATTATGATAACTATAGCCAACATCGCACTGATTCCTATCAACAACAGATGCAGCAAGCCAAAACCGAGAAAAAAGCCTATGACAAAGCCATGGCCAAGCATCGTCGTATCAAACAAAATGTCCAAACCACCCTACGCAATACACATGACAGCACGCAAGGACGATTGCTTGCTAAAAAGATGAAAGCAGTCCTCTCACAAGAAAAACGCTACGACCGCCTTGCCCAAGACATGACACAGATGCCTGATAAAGAAGACAGTATTGAACTTTTCTTTTCTCATATTGACCCTCTACCTCAGGGGAAATATCTCTTAAATCTGGATGAAAAGCAGATAAACATAGCTCCCCACCTAACCATTGACCATCTCAAACTTTCTTTGAAAGGCCAGGAAAAAATTGGTATTGTTGGTGATAACGGCTGCGGTAAATCCACTCTCTTACACTATCTCTACCAAAAACTTAGTCAGAAGACAGACCTGACTATTGGCTACATGCCTCAACGTTATGACACTATCTTGCCACTGGATTTGTCTCCAATAGCGTTTTTGAGTAAGACTGGCGACAAGTCTGAACGAGAAGTTATAAGCTCCCATCTCGCTTACCTCAACTTTAGTCATGATGAAATGAACCATGCAATCTCTGATTTATCTGGAGGACAGAAAGGAAAACTTCTCCTACTGCACCTGGTCTTAGAAAGCCCTCAGCTCCTTATCTTAGATGAACCAACCAGAAATTTTTCACCCACCTCACAACCCCAAGTTCGACAGCTCTTCGAGAACTATCCAGGGGCAATTCTGACAGTATCACATGATGTCAACTACCTCAGACAAGTCTGCCAAAAGATCTACCGACTAGACGCACATGGTTTAGAAGAAGTTGAGATTTAA
- a CDS encoding DUF1310 family protein gives MKKVILQYLASALAVILILGLVVFNRQRNHSLVKKVKDPEISYIYQDSLENIDRLALSQAGVIQSYQLDALSVRKEDGKIYLVLHINHSYDMQVNLVLKADIYGDLSVVQATPSKALKLALEDASYQKRLTLISQKADAIMARDHWDQAIKPAYVAQVRSKMKKTSLTQLDKVLQDIDQESKEVGSDTYTAFFQASQLPNHDKLNLVMKHMQVYVDKYQFLQLGKSGYKFSKKLEPTSPFYSYFREAIMETYQTDLGLGVDDLGIKLHLFRSWIDKQSMDYIRSNYKGKTDLDKLLAYSKDKKIHLDYTTGASYHNRSLGDFTYPQNMKIQLPQTSVIGPYGVSNSRFIEFIVNMDTGRFVSEWNVYKKRKDGSIDSNPKHYKIEAGADIADTDSANYGLSKGLNADLPAYLNNSHTYLDVRHPADNAIRRKMVRKWKNPKNVLNGGRYADIVKKGGLKDLETWRQVKAEDRLQVYNAYLDYIRSHLVLNGFDSFYQETYKPQGGDKKD, from the coding sequence ATGAAGAAAGTAATTTTACAGTATCTGGCAAGTGCCCTGGCTGTAATCCTCATACTTGGTCTTGTGGTTTTCAATCGACAGCGAAATCACTCTTTGGTAAAGAAGGTCAAAGACCCTGAGATTTCCTATATCTATCAGGATTCTTTGGAAAATATAGATAGACTGGCACTTAGTCAGGCTGGGGTTATCCAATCTTATCAACTCGATGCTTTGTCTGTTAGGAAGGAAGATGGGAAGATTTACCTCGTTCTCCATATCAATCATTCCTATGATATGCAGGTAAATCTTGTCCTAAAGGCAGATATCTACGGTGATTTATCTGTGGTTCAAGCGACGCCATCAAAGGCTTTAAAGCTGGCCTTGGAGGACGCGTCTTATCAAAAGCGATTGACCTTGATTTCACAAAAGGCAGATGCTATTATGGCTCGTGACCACTGGGATCAGGCCATTAAGCCAGCCTATGTGGCTCAGGTGAGAAGTAAGATGAAAAAGACTTCCTTGACCCAGCTAGACAAGGTTTTACAGGACATTGACCAAGAAAGTAAGGAAGTGGGCTCAGATACCTATACGGCCTTTTTCCAAGCTTCTCAACTCCCTAATCATGACAAGCTCAATTTGGTTATGAAGCACATGCAGGTTTATGTGGACAAGTACCAGTTCCTCCAGTTAGGGAAGTCAGGTTATAAATTTTCCAAGAAGTTAGAGCCAACTAGTCCTTTTTACAGTTACTTCCGTGAGGCTATTATGGAGACCTATCAGACGGATTTAGGGCTTGGGGTGGATGACTTAGGTATCAAGCTCCACCTTTTTAGGTCTTGGATTGATAAGCAGTCTATGGATTATATTAGGAGCAACTACAAGGGTAAGACAGACTTGGATAAGCTACTGGCCTACAGCAAGGACAAGAAGATTCATCTGGATTACACAACAGGTGCTTCCTACCATAATCGAAGCTTGGGAGACTTTACCTATCCGCAGAACATGAAAATTCAGCTACCTCAGACCAGTGTCATTGGCCCTTATGGAGTTAGCAATTCCCGTTTTATTGAGTTTATTGTCAATATGGATACGGGGAGGTTTGTTTCTGAGTGGAATGTCTACAAGAAAAGGAAAGACGGTAGCATCGACTCTAATCCTAAGCATTATAAGATTGAAGCTGGCGCTGACATTGCCGATACGGATTCTGCTAACTATGGGCTGTCTAAGGGCTTGAATGCTGACCTACCAGCCTATCTCAATAATAGCCATACCTATCTCGACGTTCGTCATCCTGCTGACAATGCGATTAGACGCAAGATGGTTAGGAAGTGGAAAAATCCCAAGAATGTCTTAAACGGTGGGCGCTATGCTGATATTGTTAAAAAAGGAGGCTTGAAAGACCTTGAAACATGGAGACAAGTTAAAGCTGAAGACCGGCTCCAGGTCTACAATGCTTACCTTGATTATATTCGCTCTCATCTTGTGCTTAATGGGTTTGACAGCTTTTACCAAGAAACCTACAAGCCCCAAGGTGGGGACAAAAAAGACTGA
- the gshAB gene encoding bifunctional glutamate--cysteine ligase GshA/glutathione synthetase GshB — protein MTINQLLQKLEPTSPILQANFGIERESLRVDRQGKLAHTPHPSCLGARSFHPYIQTDFCEFQMELITPVAKSTTEARRFLGAITDVAGRSISKDELLWPLSMPPRIKAQEIQVAQLENEFERHYRNYLAEKYGTKLQAISGIHYNMELGKDLVEVLFKESDQTDMIAFKNALYLKLAQNYLRYRWVITYLFGAAPVAEQGFFDQEVPEPVRSFRNSDHGYVNKEEIQVSFASLEDYVSAIENYIEQGDLIAEKEFYSAVRFRGQKVNRSFLDKGITYLEFRNFDLNPFERIGISQTTMDTVHLLLLAFLWMDAPENVDQALAQGHALNEKVALSHPLDSLPSEAETQNITTALDQLVQHFGLGDYHQGLVKQVKDAFADPSQTLAAQLLPHIKDKSLADFALDKALAYHDYDWTAHYALKGYEEMELSTQMLLFDAIQKGIHFEILDEQDQFLKLWHKDHVEYVKNGNMTSKDNYVVPLAMANKTVTKKILADAGFPVPAGDEFTSLEQGLAYYPLIKDKQIVVKPKSTNFGLGISIFQEPASLDNYKKALEIAFAEDTAVLVEEFIPGTEYRFFILDGRCEAVLLRVAANVVGDGKHTIRELVAQKNANPLRGRDHRSPLEIIALGDIEQLMLTQQGYTPDDILPEGKKVNLRRNSNISTGGDSIDVTETMDSSYQELAAAMATSMGAWACGVDLIIPDETQPASKENPHCTCIELNFNPSMYMHTYCAEGPGQAITSKILDKLFPEVATNQN, from the coding sequence ATGACTATAAATCAACTGCTTCAAAAGCTGGAGCCTACCAGCCCTATCCTTCAAGCTAACTTTGGAATTGAACGCGAAAGTCTTCGTGTCGATAGACAGGGAAAATTAGCACATACGCCTCACCCTTCTTGCCTAGGAGCTCGAAGTTTCCACCCTTATATTCAAACAGATTTTTGTGAGTTTCAAATGGAGCTCATCACACCAGTTGCTAAATCTACCACTGAGGCTCGTCGTTTTCTTGGAGCCATTACCGATGTAGCCGGACGTTCCATCAGTAAAGATGAACTTCTATGGCCCTTGTCCATGCCACCTCGTATCAAGGCCCAAGAAATCCAAGTTGCCCAACTGGAAAATGAATTCGAACGCCATTATCGTAACTACTTGGCTGAAAAATACGGAACCAAACTTCAAGCTATCTCAGGTATCCACTATAATATGGAACTTGGGAAAGATTTGGTTGAGGTCCTATTCAAAGAAAGCGACCAGACTGATATGATTGCTTTCAAAAATGCCCTCTATCTTAAGCTGGCCCAGAACTATTTGCGCTACCGTTGGGTAATTACCTATCTCTTTGGTGCTGCACCTGTTGCTGAGCAAGGTTTCTTCGACCAAGAAGTGCCAGAACCCGTGCGTTCCTTCCGTAACAGTGACCATGGTTATGTCAATAAGGAAGAAATCCAAGTATCTTTTGCAAGCCTAGAAGATTATGTCTCTGCCATCGAAAACTATATCGAACAAGGAGATTTGATTGCGGAGAAAGAATTTTACTCAGCTGTTCGTTTCCGTGGACAAAAGGTTAATCGTTCCTTCCTTGACAAGGGAATTACCTATCTGGAATTCCGTAACTTCGACCTCAACCCCTTTGAGCGTATCGGTATTAGCCAAACTACCATGGATACCGTACACCTACTCCTGCTAGCCTTCCTTTGGATGGATGCCCCTGAAAATGTCGATCAGGCTCTGGCTCAAGGTCACGCGCTGAATGAAAAAGTTGCCCTCTCTCATCCTTTAGATTCTCTACCTTCTGAAGCTGAAACTCAGAACATTACGACAGCTCTGGACCAACTGGTGCAACATTTTGGGCTTGGTGACTATCATCAAGGTCTGGTCAAACAAGTCAAAGATGCCTTTGCTGATCCTAGCCAGACACTAGCTGCTCAACTTCTGCCTCATATCAAAGACAAGTCCCTTGCTGACTTTGCCCTTGACAAGGCTCTTGCCTATCATGATTACGACTGGACTGCCCACTATGCTCTTAAGGGTTACGAGGAGATGGAGCTTTCTACTCAGATGCTACTCTTTGATGCCATTCAAAAGGGGATTCATTTTGAAATCCTAGATGAGCAGGATCAGTTCCTTAAACTCTGGCATAAAGATCATGTTGAGTACGTCAAAAATGGTAACATGACCTCAAAAGACAACTATGTAGTACCTCTTGCCATGGCCAATAAAACCGTGACCAAAAAAATCCTGGCTGATGCCGGTTTCCCTGTCCCTGCTGGCGACGAATTTACCAGTCTGGAACAAGGTCTAGCTTATTATCCTCTTATCAAGGACAAGCAAATTGTAGTTAAACCAAAATCAACCAACTTTGGTCTGGGCATTTCCATTTTCCAAGAGCCTGCCAGCCTTGATAACTATAAGAAAGCCCTCGAGATTGCCTTTGCAGAAGATACAGCTGTTCTTGTTGAAGAATTTATCCCAGGAACCGAATACCGTTTCTTCATTCTGGATGGGCGCTGTGAGGCTGTCCTCCTTCGTGTCGCTGCCAATGTTGTCGGTGATGGCAAACACACCATTCGTGAATTGGTCGCTCAGAAAAATGCCAATCCATTGCGAGGACGTGATCACCGCTCACCACTTGAAATCATTGCGCTAGGAGACATCGAACAACTGATGTTAACACAACAGGGTTATACCCCTGATGATATTCTCCCAGAAGGGAAAAAGGTCAATCTACGTCGTAACTCTAACATTTCTACGGGTGGTGACTCTATTGATGTCACTGAGACCATGGATTCCTCTTACCAAGAACTAGCTGCAGCTATGGCAACTAGTATGGGCGCTTGGGCTTGTGGGGTTGACCTCATTATTCCAGATGAAACCCAACCTGCTAGCAAAGAAAACCCTCATTGCACCTGCATCGAGCTCAACTTTAACCCTTCTATGTATATGCACACCTACTGTGCTGAAGGACCTGGACAGGCTATCACTTCAAAAATCTTAGACAAGCTTTTTCCAGAAGTTGCCACAAATCAAAACTAA
- a CDS encoding ABC transporter ATP-binding protein, producing the protein MQNKKKANWGSLARLLRFLWQDYKLSLSIAFVLIVVASLATVNLTASIQSLVDVYVQPMLKSGSHDFGPLLHFLTSVGVFCLIGVIANYVSSLLMATISQDSLRSLRNQLFARMQKLPVRYFDTHQHGDIMSIYTNDIDALRQAVEQSIPQLLQTAITLIGVTVTMLTVSPLLFIVVLVMVGIMFMVIKNVSAKSGRYFGEQQKNLGIENGFIEEMMSGQKVVKAFVHEEESMADFDKINEQLFESSYLANRYANVLMPILGNLGNVSFVLTALVGGLFALNGVGGLTIGGLMAFLQLNRSFNGPITQVSQQLNFVLMALAGADRIFDLLDEPEEVDQGKVTLVNYELVDGQMVVTDKKTNLWAWKHPRPNGDYELVELVGNVVFQDVDFSYDGKKQILHDVNLYADKGQKVAFVGATGAGKTTITNLINRFYDIQSGVITYDGIDVKLIEKDSLRRSLGIVLQDTHLFTGTIAENIAYGRSDATREEILEAARIANVDSFVQHLDNGYDTVLTDDGAGLSNGQRQLIAIARAALANAPVLILDEATSSIDSRTEKMVQEGMDRLMEGRTVFVIAHRLSTIVNSDVIMVMDHGRIIERGDHDSLMEQGGTYYRLYTGGLEID; encoded by the coding sequence ATGCAGAATAAGAAAAAAGCTAATTGGGGCTCTCTAGCACGTCTTCTACGCTTTTTGTGGCAAGACTACAAACTTTCACTTTCTATCGCCTTTGTCCTTATTGTGGTTGCTTCCTTGGCAACGGTCAATTTGACGGCCTCTATTCAGTCCTTGGTTGACGTATACGTTCAACCCATGCTCAAATCTGGTAGCCATGACTTTGGTCCGCTTTTGCATTTCTTGACTTCAGTGGGGGTCTTCTGTCTTATTGGTGTGATTGCCAACTATGTGTCATCACTCCTCATGGCGACGATTTCGCAAGATTCTCTACGTTCCCTTCGTAATCAGCTCTTTGCTCGTATGCAAAAGCTTCCTGTTCGCTACTTTGACACTCACCAACACGGTGACATCATGTCTATTTACACCAACGACATCGATGCCCTCCGTCAGGCTGTTGAGCAGTCTATTCCACAGTTGCTACAAACGGCCATTACCTTGATTGGGGTAACTGTAACCATGCTTACGGTTAGTCCTCTTCTCTTTATCGTGGTCCTAGTCATGGTAGGTATCATGTTTATGGTCATCAAAAATGTATCAGCTAAATCAGGCCGTTACTTTGGTGAACAACAAAAGAATCTTGGGATTGAAAATGGCTTCATTGAAGAAATGATGTCAGGTCAAAAAGTGGTCAAGGCCTTTGTTCACGAAGAAGAAAGCATGGCTGATTTTGACAAGATTAACGAGCAACTCTTTGAATCTTCTTACTTGGCCAACCGCTATGCCAATGTTCTCATGCCAATTCTTGGGAACTTAGGAAATGTTTCCTTTGTTTTGACCGCCTTGGTTGGTGGACTCTTTGCCCTTAATGGTGTTGGTGGTTTGACTATCGGTGGTCTCATGGCCTTCCTACAATTGAACCGTTCCTTCAACGGTCCTATTACTCAGGTCTCTCAACAACTGAACTTTGTTCTTATGGCACTTGCAGGTGCTGACCGTATCTTTGACCTCTTGGATGAGCCAGAAGAAGTTGACCAAGGTAAGGTCACTTTGGTCAACTACGAATTGGTAGATGGTCAAATGGTTGTGACAGACAAGAAAACCAATCTCTGGGCTTGGAAACACCCACGTCCAAATGGCGACTACGAATTGGTCGAGTTGGTCGGAAATGTGGTCTTCCAAGACGTTGATTTCTCTTACGATGGTAAGAAACAAATCCTTCATGACGTTAATCTCTATGCAGACAAGGGGCAAAAGGTTGCCTTTGTCGGTGCGACAGGTGCTGGTAAGACGACGATTACCAACTTGATTAACCGTTTCTACGATATCCAATCTGGTGTGATTACTTATGATGGTATTGATGTCAAGCTGATTGAGAAAGATTCTCTTCGTCGCTCGCTTGGTATCGTGCTTCAAGATACCCATCTCTTCACAGGGACTATCGCTGAAAATATTGCCTATGGCCGTTCCGATGCGACACGCGAGGAAATTCTTGAAGCTGCCCGTATTGCTAACGTGGATTCCTTTGTGCAACACCTGGATAATGGGTATGACACTGTTCTGACAGATGACGGTGCAGGCTTGTCTAACGGGCAACGTCAGCTTATCGCCATTGCGCGTGCTGCCCTTGCCAATGCACCGGTTCTTATCCTTGACGAGGCGACATCCTCTATTGACTCTCGTACCGAAAAAATGGTGCAAGAGGGGATGGACCGTCTTATGGAAGGACGTACGGTTTTCGTTATTGCCCACCGTCTTTCAACCATCGTCAACTCTGACGTTATCATGGTTATGGACCACGGACGAATCATTGAACGTGGTGACCACGACAGCCTTATGGAACAAGGTGGTACCTACTACCGACTCTATACTGGTGGTCTTGAAATTGATTAA
- a CDS encoding ABC transporter ATP-binding protein, translating into MFQTLIAQIKEYKKPSILASLFMTLEVMFEISIPFVMANLLDKGVQQSNMSNIWLYGGLMLVCAFLSLFCGMQSARYAAFASAGFAKNLRQAIFKKVQTFSFENIDKFSAGGLVTRMMTDVTNVQNSYQMIIRICVRAPLNLIFAIAASFLINGEMAWIFVGVTLFLGLVLAIITKIVYPLFTQVFEAYDNLNNSIKENITNMRVVKSYVKEQEETDKFKKASRRIYKMFMRAIRVVIMSNPAMMLSMYASFLMISWFGAHLIVIGKLSTGELTSMFSYTMTILISLMMFMMIFVMLSISMASVERINEVLNTESTIVSPENGLTEVTDGSISFDHVDFSYTDENGDKTHVLKDISLDIKSGEVIGILGGTGSGKSSLVQLIPRLYDVEAGQVKVAGHDVKDYDLDSLRKQVAMVLQTNVLFSGTIKENMRWGNKQATDEEIIEACKIAQADEFIQEFKDGYDTKIERGGANVSGGQRQRLCIARALLMNPKILILDDSTSAVDTKTDSLIRQGLASSLKDTTKIIIGQRISSIQDADRIVVMDDGRIDAIGTHDELVANNAIYRDVYKMQTQGKGVADAE; encoded by the coding sequence ATGTTTCAAACCCTGATCGCCCAGATAAAGGAATACAAGAAACCCTCAATCCTAGCGTCCCTCTTCATGACGTTAGAAGTCATGTTTGAGATTTCCATTCCCTTTGTCATGGCCAATCTTTTGGACAAAGGTGTCCAGCAATCTAACATGTCTAACATTTGGCTCTATGGTGGCCTCATGTTGGTCTGTGCCTTCCTGTCGCTTTTCTGTGGGATGCAGTCGGCACGCTATGCGGCCTTTGCTTCTGCTGGATTTGCCAAGAATCTACGTCAAGCCATTTTCAAAAAGGTTCAAACCTTCTCTTTTGAAAATATCGATAAGTTCTCAGCTGGTGGTTTGGTAACACGTATGATGACTGATGTTACCAACGTGCAGAACTCTTACCAGATGATTATCCGCATCTGTGTACGTGCACCACTTAACCTGATTTTTGCCATTGCAGCAAGTTTCCTGATTAATGGCGAAATGGCTTGGATTTTCGTTGGTGTGACACTCTTCCTTGGTCTGGTTTTGGCTATTATTACCAAAATCGTATACCCTCTTTTTACTCAAGTGTTTGAGGCTTATGACAACCTCAATAACAGTATCAAGGAAAATATCACTAACATGCGTGTGGTGAAATCCTACGTTAAAGAGCAGGAAGAGACAGATAAGTTCAAGAAAGCTTCACGCCGCATTTACAAGATGTTCATGCGTGCTATTCGTGTGGTTATCATGTCTAACCCAGCCATGATGTTGTCTATGTATGCGTCCTTTCTCATGATTTCCTGGTTTGGTGCTCATCTTATCGTTATCGGCAAGCTATCTACAGGTGAATTGACTTCCATGTTCAGTTACACCATGACTATCCTAATCTCACTTATGATGTTCATGATGATCTTTGTCATGTTGTCTATCTCTATGGCTTCTGTAGAGCGTATCAATGAAGTGCTTAATACTGAATCAACCATTGTTTCACCTGAAAATGGCTTGACTGAAGTCACAGATGGTTCTATCAGCTTTGATCATGTAGATTTCTCATATACTGATGAAAATGGTGACAAGACCCATGTTCTCAAAGATATTTCGCTTGATATTAAGTCTGGTGAGGTTATCGGTATCCTTGGTGGAACAGGTTCTGGGAAATCAAGTTTGGTTCAGCTCATTCCTCGTCTTTATGATGTGGAGGCAGGTCAAGTTAAGGTTGCTGGCCACGATGTTAAGGATTATGATTTGGATAGCTTGCGTAAGCAAGTTGCCATGGTGCTTCAAACCAACGTCCTTTTCTCAGGAACCATTAAGGAAAATATGCGTTGGGGAAATAAACAGGCAACAGATGAGGAAATCATTGAAGCTTGTAAGATTGCCCAAGCTGATGAATTTATCCAAGAGTTTAAGGATGGCTATGACACCAAGATTGAACGTGGTGGTGCCAATGTCTCAGGGGGACAACGTCAACGTCTTTGTATCGCACGTGCCCTCCTCATGAATCCAAAAATCTTGATTCTGGATGATTCAACATCAGCGGTTGATACCAAGACAGATAGTTTGATTCGTCAAGGTTTGGCATCAAGTCTTAAGGATACAACCAAGATTATCATCGGTCAACGTATTTCATCCATCCAAGATGCAGACCGTATCGTTGTTATGGATGATGGCCGTATCGATGCTATTGGTACCCACGATGAATTGGTGGCTAACAATGCCATTTATCGTGACGTCTACAAGATGCAAACACAAGGGAAAGGAGTAGCAGATGCAGAATAA